One window from the genome of Perca flavescens isolate YP-PL-M2 chromosome 17, PFLA_1.0, whole genome shotgun sequence encodes:
- the vsir gene encoding V-type immunoglobulin domain-containing suppressor of T-cell activation, translating into MESRLPCRRSLWGNTSTFWFCSVLFYAGLAGGKGEMSHAHSTLSVSPPHLYYTCPEGATVKLVCNQRGAPLYHNDILKTTWLFTPYSDQHCRGHMGPRHTTIGHGNHSVPPGLHFGTAEHNFWMVLENVTPTDQGRYCCMVLDIQQGHKHPSGVQKYHSHVILHVTPWRNGSPNCTVWDPTPPGGSVPVALAIAACILALLSLPLILVLVYKQRQNAQSSRRAQELVRMDSESLGHENPVFLGGSPKFKTRTVSQIMTRQSSETGRHLLSEPGTPFSPPAHGDVFFPTEDIILESPDILQV; encoded by the exons ATGGAGAGCAGATTACCCTGTCGGAGATCTCTCTGGGGAAACACGTCCACATTTTGGTTTTGCTCGGTTTTGTTTTACGCAGGCCTAGCTGGAG GTAAAGGCGAGATGTCCCACGCCCACTCCACACTGAGTGTTTCACCCCCCCACCTGTACTACACCTGCCCAGAGGGTGCAACTGTCAAACTGGTGTGTAACCAGAGAGGTGCCCCGTTGTACCACAATGACATCTTGAAGACTACCTGGCTTTTCACACCCTACAGTGATCAGCACTGTCGGGGACATATGGGCCCACGCCATACTACCATTGGCCATGGCAACCACAGCGTGCCGCCAGGGTTGCATTTCGGAACAGCAGAGCACAACTTCTGGATGGTTCTGGAGAATGTGACCCCCACTGACCAGGGTCGCTACTGCTGTATGGTCCTAGACATCCAGCAGGGACATAAACACCCCTCCGGCGTGCAGAAATACCACAGCCATGTTATTCTTCATGTTACACCAT GGAGAAATGGCTCTCCAAACTGCACTGTCTGGGATCCCACGCCACCTGGAG GCTCTGTGCCAGTGGCCTTGGCCATCGCAGCCTGCATCTTGGCTCTGCTTTCTCTGCCTCTTATTCTGGTACTTGTGTACAAACAGAGGCAGAATGCCCAGTCGAGCAGAC GTGCACAAGAGCTGGTGAGGATGGACAG CGAGTCTCTTGGCCATGAGAACCCTGTGTTTCTCGGAGGATCACCGAAGTTTAAGACCCGAACCGTTTCTCAGATCATGACCAGGCAGTCCTCAGAGACAGGACGCCACCTGTTGTCTGAGCCAGGAACCCCCTTTTCTCCTCCTGCACATGGGGATGTATTCTTCCCAACAGAAG ACATCATCCTTGAGTCCCCAGACATCCTGCAGGTTTAA